The following are from one region of the Nicotiana tomentosiformis chromosome 7, ASM39032v3, whole genome shotgun sequence genome:
- the LOC104116371 gene encoding SH2 domain-containing protein A-like isoform X2, which translates to MGIQDYGFLEDLQVEFKDYDGTNGFFLCFWFYLNKASTLPSTILLQKHPVATSHAPFLLLDEKKRLLLYPLLTSWREDAYATSESEFPMKKWVHVGCEVTKDLLRLYLDGEIVGEKSLTSSLNNDSVSDSSEISLPCISGKGSQLDGYVYSAELLPVVSSIKNHYVKDPPVQLSIDSSSAYEIEEDTDGVWSIVGGKASCRRNFSLDVTLMDSFSRPITEEVEVVALLVYADDEAPVEKPVDDEAPLLTNYDGIEYASSDRPSKVISGRASFKLKISQLSSKCDNRLFCIRFEIPKMGNYPFLEVFSRPIRCISRNRNTRAASLMLRKSSLGIHLLNGSQSPILEDGSSDLPSIVREAKQSLSSKRVKLGQEKLCANFKDDFVLQQANGESKSHSWISEDNYAYHNSLVARPVSRGRAENFSSDSENSETTNSVIDDLPSNRDPISDVDVFKYCLGDLNERRLLLKEMAVTAKEEELATFAERVSLFSGCSHHRHQISISKRLIEEGIKCWNLISDDNHHVPWMNLVSGLQEHFLKMTFGRTRSLTHQDFDLLRRVSSCQDLVSQDNFEKLWCWLYPVAFTLSQQCITSLWGSASPVWIEGFITKEEAESSLRGQGPGTFILRFPTSRSWPHPDAGNLVATYVGSDYTIHHRLVSLDFIYSFGSKGMTIKPIQDMLLEQPELRRLGRIVRSQ; encoded by the exons AAGCATCCAGTTGCCACATCCCATGCTCCTTTCCTGTTACTTGATGAGAAGAAGAGACTTTTACTTTATCCTTTACTAACTTCGTGGAGGGAAGATGCATATGCAACTTCAGAAAGTGAATTTCCTATGAAGAAATGGGTTCATGTTGGATGTGAG GTCACAAAAGATCTTTTGCGCCTCTACCTTGATGGGGAGATTGTAGGCGAGAAGTCTTTGACGTCCTCACTCAATAATGATTCAGTATCAGACAGTTCTGAAATATCTTTGCCTTGCATTAGTGGAAAGGGTTCTCAGCTGGATGGTTATGTGTACAGTGCAGAGCTCTTGCCAGTAGTATCATCTATCAAAAATCACTATGTTAAG GACCCTCCAGTACAACTATCTATCGATAGTTCAAGCGCGTATGAAATTGAAGAAGACACCGATGGTGTTTGGAGTATTGTTGGTGGAAAG GCCTCCTGCCGGAGAAACTTTTCATTAGATGTAACACTGATGGATAGCTTTAGTCGCCCCATAACTGAAGAAGTGGAG GTTGTTGCTTTGCTTGTGTACGCCGATGACGAAGCACCAGTTGAGAAGCCAGTTGATGATGAGGCACCTCTTCTTACGAATTATGATGGAATTGAATACGCTTCTTCTGATAGACCAAGCAAAGTAATTAGTGGACGTGCTTCCTTTAAGCTCAAGATATCTCAG CTTTCATCCAAGTGTGATAACAGGCTCTTCTGCATTAGGTTTGAGATTCCAAAAATGGGTAATTATCCTTTCCTTGAGGTATTCTCCAGACCAATCCGGTGTATTTCTCGGAATCGTAACACCAGGGCGGCCTCTCTAATGTTgaggaaatcatctttgggaatCCATTTACTAAATGGATCTCAATCTCCTATATTGGAGGATGGATCTTCTGATCTGCCCAGTATTGTACGTGAAGCAAAACAAAGTCTTTCATCAAAGCGGGTCAAATTAGGACAAGAGAAACTATGTGCAAATTTTAAGGATGATTTTGTGCTGCAGCAAGCTAATGGTGAATCAAAATCTCATTCCTGGATCTCTGAG GATAACTATGCATATCATAATTCTTTGGTGGCAAGACCAGTAAGCCGCGGTCGGGCAGAAAATTTCTCCTCTGATTCAGAGAACAGTGAAACCACAAACTCTGTTATTGATGACTTGCCAAGTAACAGAGATCCAATCTCAGATGTGGATGTTTTTAAATACTGTCTTGGTGACCTGAATGAGAGGCGTCTTCTTCTCAAGGAAATGGCAGTGACTGCTAAAGAAGAAGAACTTGCAACCTTTGCAGAGAGAGTTTCTTTATTCTCTGGATGTTCACACCACAG ACATCAAATATCAATTTCAAAGAGGCTGATAGAAGAGGGAATCAAATGTTGGAATTTAATATCCGATGACAACCACCATGTCCCTTGGATGAATTTGGTATCTGGGCTTCAAGAGCATTTCCTGAAGATGACATTTGGCCGTACCAGATCTCTAACTCATCAG GATTTCGACCTCCTGAGGAGAGTCTCTAGTTGTCAAGATCTAGtttctcaagacaactttgaaaAGTTGTGGTGTTGGCTGTACCCAGTAGCTTTTACGTTGTCACAGCAGTGTATTACTTCATTATGGGGTTCTGCATCACCTGTGTGGATCGAAGGGTTCATTACCAAGGAAGAAGCAGAATCTTCACTTAGAGGTCAAGGCCCAGGTACTTTTATACTGCGGTTTCCTACATCAAGGAGCTGGCCCCACCCTGACGCTGGTAATCTGGTCGCCACTTATGTCGGAAGTGACTATACCATTCACCACAGACTTGTGTCCCTCGACTTCATTTACAG TTTTGGGTCCAAGGGAATGACGATAAAGCCAATTCAAGATATGCTGCTTGAACAGCCTGAGCTCAGGCGACTCGGAAG GATTGTGAGAAGCCAGTAG
- the LOC104116371 gene encoding SH2 domain-containing protein A-like isoform X1, translating into MGIQDYGFLEDLQVEFKDYDGTNGFFLCFWFYLNKASTLPSTILLQIMQKHPVATSHAPFLLLDEKKRLLLYPLLTSWREDAYATSESEFPMKKWVHVGCEVTKDLLRLYLDGEIVGEKSLTSSLNNDSVSDSSEISLPCISGKGSQLDGYVYSAELLPVVSSIKNHYVKDPPVQLSIDSSSAYEIEEDTDGVWSIVGGKASCRRNFSLDVTLMDSFSRPITEEVEVVALLVYADDEAPVEKPVDDEAPLLTNYDGIEYASSDRPSKVISGRASFKLKISQLSSKCDNRLFCIRFEIPKMGNYPFLEVFSRPIRCISRNRNTRAASLMLRKSSLGIHLLNGSQSPILEDGSSDLPSIVREAKQSLSSKRVKLGQEKLCANFKDDFVLQQANGESKSHSWISEDNYAYHNSLVARPVSRGRAENFSSDSENSETTNSVIDDLPSNRDPISDVDVFKYCLGDLNERRLLLKEMAVTAKEEELATFAERVSLFSGCSHHRHQISISKRLIEEGIKCWNLISDDNHHVPWMNLVSGLQEHFLKMTFGRTRSLTHQDFDLLRRVSSCQDLVSQDNFEKLWCWLYPVAFTLSQQCITSLWGSASPVWIEGFITKEEAESSLRGQGPGTFILRFPTSRSWPHPDAGNLVATYVGSDYTIHHRLVSLDFIYSFGSKGMTIKPIQDMLLEQPELRRLGRIVRSQ; encoded by the exons ATTATGCAGAAGCATCCAGTTGCCACATCCCATGCTCCTTTCCTGTTACTTGATGAGAAGAAGAGACTTTTACTTTATCCTTTACTAACTTCGTGGAGGGAAGATGCATATGCAACTTCAGAAAGTGAATTTCCTATGAAGAAATGGGTTCATGTTGGATGTGAG GTCACAAAAGATCTTTTGCGCCTCTACCTTGATGGGGAGATTGTAGGCGAGAAGTCTTTGACGTCCTCACTCAATAATGATTCAGTATCAGACAGTTCTGAAATATCTTTGCCTTGCATTAGTGGAAAGGGTTCTCAGCTGGATGGTTATGTGTACAGTGCAGAGCTCTTGCCAGTAGTATCATCTATCAAAAATCACTATGTTAAG GACCCTCCAGTACAACTATCTATCGATAGTTCAAGCGCGTATGAAATTGAAGAAGACACCGATGGTGTTTGGAGTATTGTTGGTGGAAAG GCCTCCTGCCGGAGAAACTTTTCATTAGATGTAACACTGATGGATAGCTTTAGTCGCCCCATAACTGAAGAAGTGGAG GTTGTTGCTTTGCTTGTGTACGCCGATGACGAAGCACCAGTTGAGAAGCCAGTTGATGATGAGGCACCTCTTCTTACGAATTATGATGGAATTGAATACGCTTCTTCTGATAGACCAAGCAAAGTAATTAGTGGACGTGCTTCCTTTAAGCTCAAGATATCTCAG CTTTCATCCAAGTGTGATAACAGGCTCTTCTGCATTAGGTTTGAGATTCCAAAAATGGGTAATTATCCTTTCCTTGAGGTATTCTCCAGACCAATCCGGTGTATTTCTCGGAATCGTAACACCAGGGCGGCCTCTCTAATGTTgaggaaatcatctttgggaatCCATTTACTAAATGGATCTCAATCTCCTATATTGGAGGATGGATCTTCTGATCTGCCCAGTATTGTACGTGAAGCAAAACAAAGTCTTTCATCAAAGCGGGTCAAATTAGGACAAGAGAAACTATGTGCAAATTTTAAGGATGATTTTGTGCTGCAGCAAGCTAATGGTGAATCAAAATCTCATTCCTGGATCTCTGAG GATAACTATGCATATCATAATTCTTTGGTGGCAAGACCAGTAAGCCGCGGTCGGGCAGAAAATTTCTCCTCTGATTCAGAGAACAGTGAAACCACAAACTCTGTTATTGATGACTTGCCAAGTAACAGAGATCCAATCTCAGATGTGGATGTTTTTAAATACTGTCTTGGTGACCTGAATGAGAGGCGTCTTCTTCTCAAGGAAATGGCAGTGACTGCTAAAGAAGAAGAACTTGCAACCTTTGCAGAGAGAGTTTCTTTATTCTCTGGATGTTCACACCACAG ACATCAAATATCAATTTCAAAGAGGCTGATAGAAGAGGGAATCAAATGTTGGAATTTAATATCCGATGACAACCACCATGTCCCTTGGATGAATTTGGTATCTGGGCTTCAAGAGCATTTCCTGAAGATGACATTTGGCCGTACCAGATCTCTAACTCATCAG GATTTCGACCTCCTGAGGAGAGTCTCTAGTTGTCAAGATCTAGtttctcaagacaactttgaaaAGTTGTGGTGTTGGCTGTACCCAGTAGCTTTTACGTTGTCACAGCAGTGTATTACTTCATTATGGGGTTCTGCATCACCTGTGTGGATCGAAGGGTTCATTACCAAGGAAGAAGCAGAATCTTCACTTAGAGGTCAAGGCCCAGGTACTTTTATACTGCGGTTTCCTACATCAAGGAGCTGGCCCCACCCTGACGCTGGTAATCTGGTCGCCACTTATGTCGGAAGTGACTATACCATTCACCACAGACTTGTGTCCCTCGACTTCATTTACAG TTTTGGGTCCAAGGGAATGACGATAAAGCCAATTCAAGATATGCTGCTTGAACAGCCTGAGCTCAGGCGACTCGGAAG GATTGTGAGAAGCCAGTAG